Sequence from the Treponema sp. J25 genome:
GCCCTGGTTCATGAAAAGATCTACCAATCTAGTTCGCTGGAATTTATTTCCCTTAAAAATTATCTTACCGATTTGCTTGAATACCTGGTAGCATCCCATGCTTCGAAAATGATAGAGGTACAGATTGAAGGGGATGACTGCGAGCTTGATATGGTTCGGGCCATCCCCTGTGCCCTGGCGGTTTTTGAAGCAACCATGAACGCGGTAAAATACGGCGCTTCCCCGGGAAGGACCGGCATGATACGGGTCCTGCTTTCCCGTCAGAACCCATCATTTGTAATCCAGATTCGAGACAACGGCCCGGGATTCCCCGAGGACTTTTCTCCCCAGACAAAGGGGGGCCTCGGTTTTACTCTGATGAAGGGCCTTATGGAACAACTCAAGGGCCAGTTCCAGTGGTATACCGATAACGGGGCGGTCGTAGAATTTTCTTTCCCATTGTCGAGTTCCCCCTGATTCGGTATAATCCCCCTGTTATGGATAGACTCAGCGTGCATTGGGCGGATCAAACCGCAGAAAAGATTATTCGAGAAAAGGGCGAAAAAGAGCTCTATACCTGTGCTTCCGGGATAACCCCTTCGGGAACGGTGCATATCGGAAATTTTCGGGAGATTATTTCGGTGGACCTCGTGGTTCGGGCTTTGCGGGATCGGGGAAAAAAGGTTCGTTTTATATATTCCTGGGACGATTACGACGTGTTTCGGAAGGTTCCCTTGAATATGCCCCAGCAGGAACTGTTGGCCCAATACCTTCGGTTCCCTATTACTATGGTGCCCGACCCCTGGGGACGGGACGAAAGCTATGCTCGTCATCATGAACGGGATGTAGAGTCCATTCTACCTGTGGTGGGAATAGAACCGGAGTACCTGTACCAATCCCAGCGTTATCGGGCGGGGATGTATGCCGAAGGGATACGGCGAGCCCTGGAGTACCGGGAGACCCTGCGGCAGATTCTGGATAAATATCGGGACGAGGATCATAAGATAGAAGGGGAATGGTGGCCCGTGAGCGTGTTCTGCCATTCCTGTAACCGGGATACCACCGAGATAGATGGCTGGGATGGCCAGTGGGGTCTTACCTATCACTGTACTAGCTGTGGAAATACCGAAACGGTGGATCTCCGCACGGCGAAGGGGGTAAAACTCGGCTGGCGGGTGGACTGGCCCATGCGCTGGGCTTACGAAAAGGTGGATTTTGAACCCGCAGGAAAGGACCATCACAGTCAGGGCGGTTCCTTTGATACGGCCAAGCATGTGGTCCAGGATGTGTATGGCTGGCAGCCACCGGTAACCTTCCGTTATGATTTCATCGGCATTAAGGGTACCCCCGGCAAAATGAGTAGCTCCAAGGGAAAAGTCATTGACCTGTATGATGTGCTTCGGGTGTATACCCCCGAGGTGACCCGCTACCTCTTTGCGGGGACCCGTCCCAACACGGAGTTTTCTATTTCCTTCGACCTGGATGTGATTAAAATCTACGAAGACTATGATAGGACCGAGCGAATCGCCTGGGGGGTAGAACAGGCAAAGGACGAAGAAACCTTCTTGAAGGAACGGCGCATTTACGAGCTTTCCCAGGTACAGCCCGGCATGCCGCCAATGATGGCCTATCAGGTACCCTTCCGCCATCTCTGTAACCTGCTCCAGATTGCGGATGGGGACATCGAAAAGGTACTCGCCCGCTTGCCTGACATAAAGCCAGAACAAATCCCCGCCTTCCGGCGCCGCTGTGAATGCGCCTGGTACTGGATTCAGGAATGTGCCCCCGAGGATTTCCGCTATCGACTGCGGCCTGCGGGAGAACGGGCGGATCTCAGCCCCGAAGAACTTGCCGCAGTTCGTTCCCTCCGGGACGATGTGGTCCTGCGAATCGAAACCTTCCCGGATGATAAAACCTGTGGGGAGGCCATTTATGCGGTGGCGGCAAAACACAACATGGATGGGAAAACCCTTTTCCGGGCAGCCTACCAGGCCCTGATAGGGAAAGACCAGGGCCCGCGGCTTGCAAACTTTCTCAGGACCATCGAAAAAGAACGAATCCTGGAGATCCTAAAGGCCTATTAAAAAGAGCGGGATGTCGTGCCGGTTGCGCCCCTTGACCTGATCCGCAATGCGGTCGGTTTTTTCTCTGTTAAAAAATGAAAGTGCGCCTCTTCTGAGAGGCGCCCCCTGGCTAGGGCATCGCCCCCAGGGAGGAATGCCGCGTAGCCAGAACGTTGCCCCCTGTACGGAGGGTCTGGGGCTGCGAGTCAAGGATGCTGCCGGCGGGGGCGACAAAACTGCGGGCCAGAGGTACCGCTGGTGGACTAGCCCTTCGTTTCGTTCCAGAGGCGGTCCATGGTGGCAAGATGTTCCTGCCCCATCGGGAGCCCCAGGGCCTTCATGCCCCGTTCCACCGCTTTAAAGCGTTCGGTAAACTTGATGTTGGCCCGCTGCAACGCCACCGAAGGGTCTACCTGCACATAGCGGCAGAGGTTTACCACCGCAAAAAGAAGGTCCCCCAACTCTTCTTCCAGCTGACCCTGCTGTTCAGGGCTGGGGGCCTGGCTGGCGTGCGCCATGGCGGCCCGCACCTCTTCCTCTTCTTCATGGATTTTTTCCCACACCCCCTCCAGCTGAGGCCAGTCAAAGCCCACCTTAGCGGCCTTCTTTTGTAATTTGTAGGCCCGTTCCAGGGGTGGAAGGGCCCGGGAAACCTCGTCCAGAAGAGAGTTTTTCGGGGCCCGGCCTTCCTGTTCAACCTTTATGCGGGCCCACTGATCCAGGACTTCCGCACTGGTGCGGGCGGTGCTTTCACCAAAGACGTGGGGGTGTCGCCGTACCAGTTTTGCCCCAATTTCCTCCAGGGTTTCGGCCACCGAAAAGGCCCCGTCCTGTTCGTGCATGTAGGCAATCATGGTAACGAGTAAAAACAAATCTCCCAGTTCTTCTCGAATATGGGCAGTGTCTTTTGTATCGATGGCTTCGATGCACTCGTAGGTTTCTTCGATAAGGGCTCCCCGCAGACTTTCGGGACTCTGTTCCCGGTCCCAGGGACACCCGCCAGGTCCCCGAAGGGTTTGAATGATACGATAGAGTTCCCCAAAGGCTGTCTGGGTATGTTCGTGTGATGGTTCTTTCATAAAATCATTAGGAAGGGAAGGGGCCCCTTCAGTCAAGGGGGCCACCAGCCCCCATCAGAAATAGAAAGGCCGGTTTCTCTCTCCCTTACCGGATATCCGCCGAGAAGGGAATAACCTTTTCCCCCTCTGGGGAAGGGGGCGCCTTGTGTTTCAAGTAGGTAATCCGCTGTCCTTCCTGCCAGAGTTTTTCCAGGGTTTTAGGATCTAACAGGGCGGGGAACAGCCCTTCTTTGCTGCAGTAGGTGCGGACATAGTCGAGGCTGCGCTCTATCCGTTTGTTGGCGGCCTCAAGGGCTGTGCAGGGATGCACTTGAAGCAAACGGCATACATCGATGATAGCGAACAACAGGTCCCCCAGTTCTCGCTCCAGGACCTGGTGGGCCTTTGCTAAATCTACCTGGTCCTGGATGGGTACTTCCTGGTGGTTCCCCTCCATGAGGGCGATACGGGACTTAAGGACCGCGAGGTCCTCCGAGGCCGCCTTTGCCTCGGCCAATTCCTCGTTAATCCGGGACCAGAGGTCCTTTATCCTGGTGTAATCAATACCGAGGGAAGAAAGTTCTTCTAGTAGTGTAAGGCTTTTTTCGATGCTTGACAGAGAGCCAGAACCAGTTTTGTTCATAGGCTTCCTCCTGCTATAAAAATATAAAAGATGGACAGGGAGAAAGCAAATGATTTTCTCTTTGTTTTTGTTCTGTTTGGTACTGGAGTGGATACTGAAAGCCCCAGCAGGTACCTCGTTTTATTTATGCCCCCTGGTTTCTATACCGAAATTACCTTCTTTTTATTCCACTCGGGTACAAACTGTTCGGGGCCAGATGTAAGCAACGCCTCGAGAAGACGGGCTACCTGCTGGAGTATGTCGGCAAGGAGTTGCGATTCTTCCCGGGTAAACGGAGAAAGCACGTACCCTGCGATATCCTGATGTTCCGGTCGGCCAATGCCGATTCTCAGGCGCCAGAAATCGGCGGTTCCTAATTCGGCCCGGCACGACCGCAGCCCATTGTGTCCCCCAAGCCCTCCACCGTATTTGAGTGAGATGGTTCCAAAGGGAAGTTCAAGTTCATCGTGGACCACGAGAATTTCGCTATGGGGAATCCGATAGAA
This genomic interval carries:
- the mazG gene encoding nucleoside triphosphate pyrophosphohydrolase, which gives rise to MKEPSHEHTQTAFGELYRIIQTLRGPGGCPWDREQSPESLRGALIEETYECIEAIDTKDTAHIREELGDLFLLVTMIAYMHEQDGAFSVAETLEEIGAKLVRRHPHVFGESTARTSAEVLDQWARIKVEQEGRAPKNSLLDEVSRALPPLERAYKLQKKAAKVGFDWPQLEGVWEKIHEEEEEVRAAMAHASQAPSPEQQGQLEEELGDLLFAVVNLCRYVQVDPSVALQRANIKFTERFKAVERGMKALGLPMGQEHLATMDRLWNETKG
- the lysS gene encoding lysine--tRNA ligase, with product MDRLSVHWADQTAEKIIREKGEKELYTCASGITPSGTVHIGNFREIISVDLVVRALRDRGKKVRFIYSWDDYDVFRKVPLNMPQQELLAQYLRFPITMVPDPWGRDESYARHHERDVESILPVVGIEPEYLYQSQRYRAGMYAEGIRRALEYRETLRQILDKYRDEDHKIEGEWWPVSVFCHSCNRDTTEIDGWDGQWGLTYHCTSCGNTETVDLRTAKGVKLGWRVDWPMRWAYEKVDFEPAGKDHHSQGGSFDTAKHVVQDVYGWQPPVTFRYDFIGIKGTPGKMSSSKGKVIDLYDVLRVYTPEVTRYLFAGTRPNTEFSISFDLDVIKIYEDYDRTERIAWGVEQAKDEETFLKERRIYELSQVQPGMPPMMAYQVPFRHLCNLLQIADGDIEKVLARLPDIKPEQIPAFRRRCECAWYWIQECAPEDFRYRLRPAGERADLSPEELAAVRSLRDDVVLRIETFPDDKTCGEAIYAVAAKHNMDGKTLFRAAYQALIGKDQGPRLANFLRTIEKERILEILKAY